A window from Acropora palmata chromosome 14, jaAcrPala1.3, whole genome shotgun sequence encodes these proteins:
- the LOC141866670 gene encoding guanine nucleotide exchange factor subunit RIC1-like, whose product MYFPIGWPKCFSSKDVHCGELKSLKYNRDRSLLAVVSDHSVCIWNNRPRVLVVSYRRSYDAIKDVGRNVTVVWKPDSTALAVTTSEGKIVFLELQRNTGVQLYVPRFSRGHSSLISQNGVPALKLVEIAIVPVSGGVTSVAPRRDQLFVSTGSGLLQQINWDGLLEGEMTMSVHSIPFTNDLQNARAIPLKTEGISFRAMDYSPLLGGFAVVLADGRGGFLSAETANFDCPDIIGLWAKDLNSATCVTINHRYRLLAYGCTNGECLVYGFDDLSGALQLSHKLVLSSKDYPDTIQTTGGVQCLSWTPDGCAIAVAWSWTCHGGLAVWSVFGSLLMCTLGGDYGTSQDAVLHNPLHIKAMGWGPEGYNLVMLSEEEESGVEGDIMQLQFVKSALTVNPCMSNHEHLFFQGEECLYLNTGDMVSETKGLMDSTGTTPANNGTVGHSTLVSNKQWIVIQVPSNYLDCNWPIRYAAVDKSGRCLAIAGRTGMAHYSLNSRKWKLFGNVSQEQGFSCRGGLAWWRDFLIVPCYNFSLSSDEVRFYPRTCNLDNAFALNVKLPAPAFLFNVFRCLLLVYCSDSRVVFFSLERADSDPNVPEVLASRIQEVSLVNHVPHPLAVVHVTLTSLYAEYKGSEGLDGVESLIINVGGRLLMLQKDKAYPERRTRKCSFCLPVVLASCVENVWTSSTSSRTKRHLMEALWLGCGANGMKVWLPLFPGDDEYPPNFLSKRIMLPFQLNIYPLAVLFQDGVILGAANEPMPMECSSPTPTSLSPQAFPFCTLERTTQIYLHHILRQLLRRNLGQQALKIANMCCDLPYFPHVLELMLHEVLEEEATASEPIPDALLPRIVRFIKEFPQYLDTVVHCARKTEVALWGYLFTAVGNPRELFTECLAAGKLETAASYLIILQNLEQPAVSKQHATILLDKALESCRWTIARDLIRFLRCIATDDLESPPRSPTFIKSHHTPALSPSVTVNSDDVSYLVNTHPRSVSSSSRGSLTRGNSLDKGSLTRNGSTDKLGSLSRSGSEKARKSLMPISPTLTSPLKRPTEPETPDNFFIDTILNRHARLLLTANRLRDLGQFSAYLEFALVPWLCKERNRAARVDDYIETLQSIHKNFSLPYPAVNQISSSIPFSPKAYRQGRFSSISSSNSTAGGRQTLDELEGRFELGIELGEEMEEEEAHVSPAYRNEDPGRVSGDPSETSSVAYSVDGDEDWVWGAEGPGFVDVQELRAQLAFSGSLQASKEIRFLLQMFVEAKCLDWWIILSLVLRDSTCLTDLIDDVIKLRDTSAESLSRVKSGLELLEAWAEQNCHGYYLFFGLHKEHWLALDKALTDAKTAPKELKDSSPSSDSSHASHGSNTSKDEERSGDEQEQSVDTSEEDREEYECVMS is encoded by the exons ACATCAGAAGGCAAAATTGTGTTTCTAGAGTTACAAAGGAATACAGGAGTTCAATTGTATGTCCCAAGGTTCTCCAG agGACATTCATCACTTATTTCTCAAAATGGGGTTCCTGCTCTGAAACTTGTGGAAATTGCTATTGTTCCTGTCAGTGGAGGTGTCACCAG TGTGGCACCACGGCGAgatcagttgtttgtttcaacTGGCAGTGGTTTGCTTCAGCAAATTAACTGGGACGGCTTACTAGAGGGAGAGATGACCATGTCTGTTCACTCCATTCCTTTCACAAATGACTTGCAAAATGCACGAG CAATTCCCTTAAAAACTGAAGGCATAAGTTTCCGGGCCATGGACTATAGTCCATTGTTAGGTGGATTTGCTGTTGTATTGGCAGATGGACGAGGAGGATTTTTGTCAGCTGAAACAGCAAACTTTGATTGTCCT GATATCATTGGTTTGTGGGCTAAGGACTTGAACTCAGCTACTTGTGTAACTATCAACCACAGATACAGACTTTTAGCATATGGCTGCACAAA tgGGGAGTGTCTTGTTTATGGATTTGATGATTTATCAGGAGCTCTGCAACTTTCTCACAAACTTGTTTTATCCAGCAAAGACTATCCTG ACACCATTCAGACTACAGGTGGTGTCCAGTGCCTGTCATGGACCCCTGATGGCTGTGCTATTGCAGTGGCTTGGTCCTGGACGTGCCATGGTGGACTTGCTGTCTGGAGTGTATTTGGATCACTGTTGATGTGTACTCTGGGAGGAGACTATGG gacATCACAAGATGCTGTACTTCATAATCCTCTTCATATCAAGGCAATG ggGTGGGGCCCAGAGGGTTATAACTTGGTGATGCTCTCAGAAGAGGAGGAAAGTGGAGTAGAAG GTGACATAATGCAGCTACAGTTTGTTAAAAGTGCACTGACAGTAAACCCCTGCATG AGCAATCATGAACATCTGTTTTTCCAAGGCGAGGAGTGTTTGTATCTAAACACAGGAGATATGGTGTCCGAGACAAAAGGTTTGATGGACAGCACGGGAACGACACCTGCTAATAATGGAACTGTTGGCCACAGCACATTGGTCAGCAATAAGCAATGGATTGTGATACAG GTTCCTTCAAATTATTTGGACTGCAACTGGCCCATCAGG TATGCTGCTGTTGATAAGAGTGGTCGGTGTCTTGCTATAGCGGGCAGAACAGGAATGGCTCATTACTCACTGAATAGCAGGAAGTGGAAACTCTTTGGAAATGTGTCACAG GAGCAAGGCTTTTCGTGTCGTGGTGGGTTAGCATGGTGGCGTGATTTTCTGATTGTTCCCTGTTACAATTTCAGTTTATCTTCTGATGAG GTCCGTTTCTACCCTCGAACTTGCAACTTAGACAATGCCTTTGCGCTGAATGTCAAACTGCCTGCTCCTGCCTTCTTGTTCAATGTGTTTCGCTGTTTGCTGTTGGTGTACTGCTCCGACAGTCGagtggttttcttttcattggaAAGGGCAGATTCTGATCCAA ATGTCCCTGAAGTGCTTGCGTCGCGCATTCAAGAAGTCTCATTGGTGAATCATGTACCCCATCCTTTAGCAGTGGTACATGTGACACTTACTTCACTGTATGCTG AATATAAAGGCTCAGAGGGACTGGATGGAGTCGAGTCACTTATTATTAATGTGGGTGGTCGCTTGTTGATGCTCCAGAAAGACAAAGCATATCCAGAGAGAAGAACTAGAAAG TGTTCGTTTTGTTTACCTGTTGTCCTTGCTTCTTGTGTGGAGAATGTGTGGACGTCATCAACTTCCAGTCGAACCAAACGGCACCTGATGGAGGCATTGTGGCTGGGTTGTGGAGCCAACGGAATGAAA GTCTGGCTTCCTTTGTTTCCTGGAGATGATGAATATCCACCAAATTTCTTGTCCAAGCGAATCATGTTGCCATTTCAGCTGAACATTTATCCTTTGG cggttttgtttcaagatgGCGTGATTCTTGGTGCTGCTAATGAGCCGATGCCTATGGAATGCTCCTCGCCCACCCCAACTTCTCTTTCTCCACAAGCTTTTCCCTTCTGTACACTGGAAAGAACG acTCAAATATACTTGCACCACATTCTGAGGCAACTTTTGCGACGAAA CTTAGGTCAACAAGCACTCAAAATTGCCAATATGTGTTGTGATCTACCATATTTTCCACATGTACTTGAACTCATGTTACATGAAGTGTTGGAAGAAGAAGCCACAGCTTCTGAACCTATTCCAG ATGCCCTCTTACCACGCATTGTTCGCTTCATAAAGGAATTTCCTCAGTATCTAGATACAGTTGTTCATTGTGCAAGAAAAACAGAAGTGGCCCTCTGGGGTTACCTTTTCACAGCTGTTGGCAACCCCAGAGAACTGTTTACG GAATGTCTTGCTGCTGGTAAGCTGGAGACCGCAGCCTCCTACCTTATTATTCTTCAAAATCTGGAGCAACCAGCAGTCAGCAAACAG CATGCTACAATCCTACTTGATAAAGCTCTGGAGAGCTGTAGATGGACG ATTGCACGAGATCTTATCCGTTTCTTGCGTTGCATTGCTACAGATGATCTTGAGTCCCCTCCCAGGTCTCCTACGTTTATAAAGTCACACCACACCCCTGCCCTGAGCCCTTCTGTGACAGTGAACAGTGATGATGTTTCATATTTGGTTAACACTCACCCCCGGTCAGTCAGTTCGTCATCCCGTGGCTCTCTCACTCGTGGGAACTCTCTTGATAAAGGATCCTTGACAAGGAATGGTTCAACGGACAAGTTAGGTTCACTGTCACGCTCCGGGTCggagaaagcaagaaaatcaTTGATGCCAATCTCTCCTACCTTGACTTCACCACTAAA GCGACCAACAGAACCGGAAACTCCAGACAACTTCTTCATCGACACAATTTTAAATCGGCATGCTAGGCTGTTGCTAACAGCCAACCGACTCAGGGATCTGGGACAATTTTCTGCTTATTTAGAGTTTGCTCTTGTTCCATGGTTGTGCAAGGAGAG gaACCGTGCTGCTCGTGTGGATGATTACATTGAGACTTTACAAAGTATCCACAAGAATTTCAGCCTACCTTATCCTGCTGTCAATCAAATCTCATCATCTATTCCGTTTTCACCTAAAGCATATAGACAAG GTCGATTTTCATCCATATCTTCATCAAACAGTACTGCGGGTGGTCGGCAAACACTGGACGAGTTGGAAGGAAGATTTGAGCTTGGCATTGAACTTGGAGAGGAaatggaagaggaagaagctCATGTGTCCCCAGCATACAGGA ATGAGGACCCAGGGCGTGTCAGTGGCGATCCATCGGAAACCAGCTCAGTAGCTTACTCAGTGGATGGTGATGAGGACTGGGTATGGGGAGCGGAGGGGCCTGGGTTTGTGGATGTGCAAGAGCTTCGTGCACAGCTTGCATTTAGTGGCTCACTTCAAGCCTCGAAGGAGATCAG ATTCTTGCTACAGATGTTTGTGGAAGCAAAGTGTCTTGACTGGTGGATCATTCTCTCCTTAGTGTTGCGTGACAGCACATGTTTAACAGATCTCATTGATGATGTCATTAAACTTCGTGACACAAGTGCTGAATCTCTTTCTCGTGTGAAAAGTGGACTAGAATTGCTAGAGGCCTGGGCTGAGCAAAATTG TCATGGCTATTATTTATTCTTCGGTCTTCATAAAGAGCACTGGCTTGCTCTTGACAAAGCCTTGACAGATGCAAAGACTGCACCTAAAGAACTAAAGGACAGCAGTCCATCTTCGGACTCCAGCCATGCGTCACACGGCAGCAACACAAGCAAAGATGAGGAGAGGTCTGGGGATGAGCAGGAACAAAGTGTAGATACATCTGAAGAAGATAGGGAGGAATATGAATGCGTCATGTCATGA